A single genomic interval of Desulfobacteraceae bacterium harbors:
- a CDS encoding antibiotic biosynthesis monooxygenase, which translates to MAEPKQLPSVSDGPNDAEIRIHATFRMLIPARKRKEALVILRSMIERIKLEAGCVSCRLYQEITGGRALMIEEIWASKEGLQRHLSSATFRNILLVVEMASQTPEIRFDRISYSTGIDTIEQARDQVDPHSGASRRQPPS; encoded by the coding sequence TTGGCCGAACCCAAGCAGTTGCCATCTGTCTCAGACGGGCCGAATGACGCGGAAATCCGCATTCACGCGACCTTCCGGATGCTGATTCCCGCCAGGAAGCGCAAAGAGGCGCTGGTCATTCTCAGGTCGATGATCGAACGGATCAAACTCGAAGCGGGCTGCGTCAGCTGCCGCCTCTACCAGGAAATAACGGGGGGGCGCGCGTTGATGATAGAGGAAATCTGGGCGAGCAAGGAGGGGTTGCAGCGCCATTTGAGTTCGGCAACGTTCCGCAACATCCTGCTGGTGGTCGAGATGGCGTCCCAAACGCCTGAAATACGCTTCGACAGAATTTCATACTCCACAGGCATCGACACCATAGAACAGGCCAGGGACCAGGTGGATCCGCACAGTGGCGCCAGCCGCCGGCAGCCGCCTTCCTGA